Genomic window (Aminivibrio pyruvatiphilus):
TTAAAATGACGCTTTCGTATCCTGGAAGTTATGAACTCCGGAGCAGATGGAGCTCATGAGACGGAGTTTTGAAGGCCAGTCCGACAGGCTCCTAGGATGCGGTACGTCAGGTCCGGTTCCCGGGATGAGGGGAAGTTTCGTCCAAGGATGACCAGCTCGACTTCCCCGCTCCTGAGATCGGAGAGTATTTCCGTGGTGTTTCCCGAGGAAACGGACACGGAGACGGACGGAAAAGCGGCACGGAAATCGGCCAGGGCCGGGGGAAGGATGTAGTAGCCCGCGAAGGGTGAGACACCGGTCTCAAGCCTTCCCGAGCGCAGTGCCTGCATGTCCCTGAACCTGGCGGGGATCTCGTCGGCCTGGCGGAGAAGATCGGAGGCCAGGACATAGAGGGCCCTGCCCTCCGGGGTGAGGGATATGGTCCGTCCCTTTCGTTCGAAGAGGCGGATGCTATGGTCCTTTTCGAGAGAGGCCACGTGCTGGCTCACCGAGGGCTGGGAAAGGAAAAGCTTCTCGGCTGCCTGCCGGAAGGACCCCTCCTCTACCACGGCGCAGAAGATTCTCAGCTGATGGAGGTTCACAAAAAAACGCCTCCCCTGATTTGATATAGGAAATACTGATGGATTATATCATTATTTCTTTCTTGAAAATAATACTGTCTGGTGTATCTTGGTGATGTTGGAGAAGGGAGCGTTGAGTCATGGAAGGGAAACGGCAGGAAGATCTCATCCAGCTCTGCAGGGAACTCCTCCGCCGCCCCGCCGTTTCGGGCAGGGAGGGTGAGGTTGCCCGGTTCGCGGCCGACGTCATGACCGCTCTCGGCTATGACCGTGTGACCACCGACTCCTACGGCAACGTGGTGGGCACCATGGTGTTCTCCGGCGAAGGCGAGAGGGTTCTCCTCATTTCCCAGATGGATCACGTGGACGTGGGGGATGCCGCCGAGTGGTCAAAGTATCCCTACGGCGCCTTCATCGAGGATGACCGAATTTTCGGCAGGGCGGCCTCCGACCAGAAAGGATCCCTCTCCGCCATGATCATGGCGGGCGCTTTTCTCAGGTCCGACCTGGGCCGTTCGCTGAAAGGGCAGCTTTCCGTGGCCGCCGCCGTTCACCAGGAAACTTTCGAGAACGTGGCTTCCAGGGCGATCGCCGACACGGTGGATCCGACCTGCGTCCTTGTGGGGGAGGCGTCCTCCCTTCTGCTGGAACGGGGCCAGCGGGGAAGGGCGGAGATCCGCCTGGACACCTTCGGAAAAATGGCCCACTCCTCCCACCCTGAATACGGCGTCAATGCGGCCGACACCATGAACGCCCTTCTCGCCTTTCTGAAACAGCAATTTATCCCTCCCAGGGATCCTTTTCTCGGTGAGGGAATCCTCGTGCTCACCAGTCTCTATACATCCCCTGCCGGAGCCAGCGGCGCCGTTCCCGAAAAATGCACCGCCATCTTTGACCGGAGACTCCTCAGGGGGGAAACCCTCGAAGGAGCCGCCGGGGAACTGAGAACCCTCATCGCCCGCGCTGCGGAGCAGATTCCCGGCCTTCGGGCCAGGGTCTCCTTTCCGGTGATGGAGGACCGGTGCTACACCGGAGCCCCCATCCGTGGAAACCACTACGCCCCGGCCTGGGTCCTGCCGGAGGAGTCGGCCTTCCTGAAGGTTCTTTCAGATGCCCTGGCCGAAGCGGGACTTCCACACAGGGTCTCGGACAGACCCGGATTCGGCACCAACGGATGTCACTTCGCCGTGGAAAGGAATCTTCCCACGGTTATTTACGGTCCCTCCCGGAGGGAACTTGTCCACGGAGTGGACGAATATATTGAGATCCGGGAACTCCTTGAGGCCTGCCGCGGGTATTACACCATGGGCGGCCGGCTTCTTTCGGGACGGGGCGGCGTACAGGCCCCGGCGGCGGGAGTGACGGTTTCGGAAGGAGGAAGATAGGATGGGAAAACCGGTGGAGCTGCGGTGCGTCCTCTGCGGTGCGTCCTACGCACCGGGAGAGGTGGAGTACACCTGCCCGAAATGCGGGCTCGACGGAACCCTTGATGTGCTTTACGACTACGAAGAGGCGGCCAGAACACTGACGGCCGGGGCGCTGGCGGGGAGAGCCCCTTCCCTGTGGCGCTACGGAGAGATTCTTCCCGTGGAGGGGGAGGAGAATATCCCATCCCTCTCGGTGGGGTGGACTCCCTATTACGACTGTTCAGCTCTTGCCGAGGAGTACGGGGTCCGGGAGTTCTTCGTGAAGGACGACGGACGGAATCCCACGGGTTCTCTCAAGGACAGGGCAAGCGCCGTTGGCGTGGCCCGGGCTCTCGAGCTCGGGCAGAGGACCGTGGCGTGCGCTTCGACGGGAAACGCCGCGAGCTCTCTCTCGGGATTCGCGGCCGTAGGGAGGCTGAAGAGCTTTATCTTTGTCCCTGAAAAGGCTCCGGCAGCCAAGGTGACCCAGCTCCTCGTCTACGGGGCGACGGTAGTGCTGGTCAGGGGCGATTACGCCGACGCCTTCCGGCTGGCCACGGCGGCCATCGAAAAGTACGGATGGTACAACAGAAACTGCGCCATCAACCCTTACCTCGTGGAGGGGAAAAAGACCTGCGCCCTTGAAATCGGCGAGCAGAGCGGGTGGAATCCTCCCGACAGGATCTTTATCTCCGTGGGCGACGGCTGCTGTATCGGCGGACTGCACAAGGGCTTCAGCGACCTGATGAAGATGGGGTTCATCAGCAGGATGCCGAAAATTACGGGAGTCCAGGCGGAGGGGGCAAAGCCCATCCTCGATGCCTTTAAAAGCGGGGCGGAGCGGGTGATGTTCGGCCCTGCGGACACGGTTGCGGACAGCATTTCCGTCGGGGCGCCCAGGAACTGGGCAAAGGCCCTGCGGGCGGTTCGGGAAACCGAAGGGGACATGGTCGCCGTGTCGGACGCCGAAATTTTGTCCGCCATCCCCGAGCTTGCGAGAAAGACCGGTGTCTTCGGGGAACCCGCCGGGGCGGCAGCCTTCGCGGGATTCAGGAAGATGGCGGGGGAAGGCCGTCTCGGAAGAAAGGAACGGGTGGCCGTGGTGGTCACCGGCAACGGCCTGAAGGATATCGAGAGCGCACGGAAGTCAGCCGGCTCTCCCATAGTCTCGGAGCCTGATATCGACAGGTTCTCTGCACAACTTGAAAGGAGTGGGTTCCCGTGTTAGAGCAAGGCCAGGAATTTCTTCGCGACGCCGACCCTGAAATTTTCAGCGCCATCACCGACGAGCTCGAGAGGCAGAGGAACGGCATCGAACTCATAGCATCGGAAAATTTCGTCTCCCGGGCTGTCCTCGCCGCCATGGGGTCGGTTATGACCAACAAGTATGCGGAAGGGTACCCCCATGCCCGGTATTACGGCGGCTGCCACGTGGTGGACAGGGCGGAGGACCTCGCCAGGGACAGGGCGAAGGAGCTCTTCGGCTGCGACCACGTGAATGTCCAGCCCCATTCGGGGTCCCAGGCGAACATGGCCGTCTACTTCTCCGTTCTCCAGCCGGGCGACACCATCCTGGCCATGAACCTCGCCCACGGAGGGCATCTCACCCACGGCTCCCCGGTCAATTTCTCGGGCAAGCTCTACAACATAATCCCCTACGGGGTCGACAAGAACACCGAGAGGATCGACTTCGCCGAGGTGGAGCGCCTCGCCGTGGAACACAAGCCGAAGATGATCGTCTGCGGCGCCTCCGCCTATCCCCGGGAGATCGACGCCGAACAGTTCCGGGCCATCGCCGACAAGGTGGGCGCCCTGCTGTTCTTCGACATCGCCCATATTGCCGGCCTCATCGCGGCGAAATGCCACAAGGATCCCGTCCCCTTCTGCCATTTTCTCACGTCAACCACCCACAAGACCCTCAGGGGTCCCCGGGGCGGCATGATCATGTCCACCGCCGAATATGCCAAGGTCATCGACAAGAACATCTTCCCCGGCATGCAGGGCGGCCCGCTCATGCACGTTATCGCGGCGAAGGCCGTGGCCTTCAGGGAGGCCCTGCAGCCTTCCTTCAGGGAATACCAGAAAAAGGTGGTGGCCAACGCGAAAGCCCTCGCCGGGGAACTCCTGTCCCTCGACTATCATCTTGTCTCCGGGGGAACGGACAACCACCTGATTCTCGTGAACCTCACGACCAAGAGCGTGACGGGAAAGGCAGCGGAAGCAGCCCTCGACCGGGCGGGGATCACGGTGAACAAGAACGCCGTTCCCTTTGACACCCAGAGTCCCTTCGTCACCAGCGGCATCCGGGTC
Coding sequences:
- a CDS encoding LysR family transcriptional regulator, translated to MNLHQLRIFCAVVEEGSFRQAAEKLFLSQPSVSQHVASLEKDHSIRLFERKGRTISLTPEGRALYVLASDLLRQADEIPARFRDMQALRSGRLETGVSPFAGYYILPPALADFRAAFPSVSVSVSSGNTTEILSDLRSGEVELVILGRNFPSSREPDLTYRILGACRTGLQNSVS
- a CDS encoding YgeY family selenium metabolism-linked hydrolase translates to MEGKRQEDLIQLCRELLRRPAVSGREGEVARFAADVMTALGYDRVTTDSYGNVVGTMVFSGEGERVLLISQMDHVDVGDAAEWSKYPYGAFIEDDRIFGRAASDQKGSLSAMIMAGAFLRSDLGRSLKGQLSVAAAVHQETFENVASRAIADTVDPTCVLVGEASSLLLERGQRGRAEIRLDTFGKMAHSSHPEYGVNAADTMNALLAFLKQQFIPPRDPFLGEGILVLTSLYTSPAGASGAVPEKCTAIFDRRLLRGETLEGAAGELRTLIARAAEQIPGLRARVSFPVMEDRCYTGAPIRGNHYAPAWVLPEESAFLKVLSDALAEAGLPHRVSDRPGFGTNGCHFAVERNLPTVIYGPSRRELVHGVDEYIEIRELLEACRGYYTMGGRLLSGRGGVQAPAAGVTVSEGGR
- a CDS encoding threonine synthase, which translates into the protein MGKPVELRCVLCGASYAPGEVEYTCPKCGLDGTLDVLYDYEEAARTLTAGALAGRAPSLWRYGEILPVEGEENIPSLSVGWTPYYDCSALAEEYGVREFFVKDDGRNPTGSLKDRASAVGVARALELGQRTVACASTGNAASSLSGFAAVGRLKSFIFVPEKAPAAKVTQLLVYGATVVLVRGDYADAFRLATAAIEKYGWYNRNCAINPYLVEGKKTCALEIGEQSGWNPPDRIFISVGDGCCIGGLHKGFSDLMKMGFISRMPKITGVQAEGAKPILDAFKSGAERVMFGPADTVADSISVGAPRNWAKALRAVRETEGDMVAVSDAEILSAIPELARKTGVFGEPAGAAAFAGFRKMAGEGRLGRKERVAVVVTGNGLKDIESARKSAGSPIVSEPDIDRFSAQLERSGFPC
- the glyA gene encoding serine hydroxymethyltransferase, producing the protein MLEQGQEFLRDADPEIFSAITDELERQRNGIELIASENFVSRAVLAAMGSVMTNKYAEGYPHARYYGGCHVVDRAEDLARDRAKELFGCDHVNVQPHSGSQANMAVYFSVLQPGDTILAMNLAHGGHLTHGSPVNFSGKLYNIIPYGVDKNTERIDFAEVERLAVEHKPKMIVCGASAYPREIDAEQFRAIADKVGALLFFDIAHIAGLIAAKCHKDPVPFCHFLTSTTHKTLRGPRGGMIMSTAEYAKVIDKNIFPGMQGGPLMHVIAAKAVAFREALQPSFREYQKKVVANAKALAGELLSLDYHLVSGGTDNHLILVNLTTKSVTGKAAEAALDRAGITVNKNAVPFDTQSPFVTSGIRVGTPAATTRGFGEDDMKLIARWIDRVVRNVENEKEIEAVRAEVLEACGNHPLYPGLE